tcacaggaataaattgttttACGGTATATTCATTTAGAAAACCATTtcagttttaactgtattttttgctCAGATAAATGCATGCCTTCGTGAACTTGACTGGTCAAAAACATTTAAGATCTCACCAGGCCTAAACTTTTGAGATCTATAAAGAACAagataaatgctgaaattaaagaGAGACTTTAAAAGGTCAATGCGATGCATTTGCCATTTTCAACAGGTTTTTGATGATCTTCAGAAAATGCTGAACATCACAGAGGAAGCTTCAAGTGAGTTTCAAGAAATACAAGTCATTGAATTCTTTAAAAACAGTAGTAACTGTAGAAGATAATACTATTTTGCCTTTGTTTAGGTGAGAAAGGAAATGACGCCACATCCAAAACTCTGTCAAAAACCTTCTCCAGCTCTCCAGTGCTTCAGTTCGCCTTAGGTGTGGGAATCACGATGGCAACGGTTGCAATGGGagtttatgcattttaatttatatcatttttttaatcCTTATTTTTTGTAACATCTAAAATCTACAGGCTGATCTTGAACAAACATGGACATTATAAAACATCCACCCAGGAATAAATCAATGacatcaaatagttttttttttttaaagtatcacattaaaaaaataaatctttaagatttgcacatttttaaaatgcacatttgtAATTGCTTTCTATGTATTTATGTGAAATGCaataaagctatttttaaattCAACACTGTCTTTTTTTGCCAAGAGATGCAAAAATTTCCTAACTGCTTTGTTtccattcaaaacataataattttaCTTTGACACGGAACAGacaaatcaaattatatttttaatgaactctTTCCACTGAGAGAAACCACAAAGACGGTAAAGCATATAGTCATGAGGGTAACACACTTGAATCATACCAAGCTTCGAGCAAGATGAAGACAACTTCTCAGCAAACATTAGGAATGACAAACAGGACATTTCTCCAGCAATAAAGAGGTCCAAACAACTATGTACAATAAATCTGAACTCGACATCATTTTTGCGATGGCTTATTTCTGCACATCGGTCTTCAGACGCCCATCAGATTGAGCGGTCATCGTCTACTTGACCCTGTAGAGAACCTTCCTCTGCATGCGGTGCTGCACTTCACCCCTCCTCATCATCAGATGAAGGACTTTGTGAATGGCGTGCTCTGGATATTTCTGTTCAGACGagagaaacacattttatatacacGACTTATGAACTATAATAGTGATTGGAGAAGCTGTTAACTCACCTGTTTGGTGAAGTCCTGTATGATGCTGTGTTCGGACACCTGGGAGCCGATGGCGAAGCgtctcttcagctgtttctcgaTGCGAGAGATCAGCTCTTGATCCTCCTGAGTGGTAAATCCTTCAACACCTACAATCATACAGCTCTGCTACATCAGACTCTCCAGCTACATTTATAGCAGCTTAGACAGTGAGAAGTGACGTTGCAGTTTATTCCCGTCCTGACAGATCAACACACTCACCAGAGAGACTGCCGGACATAGCTGCGTCCAGCGTGGACACCTGGAAGAGTCTCAGAGCCTCGTCCACCTCTTCCTCTCCAGCGATGGGCTGCAGCTTCATCTTCGCCAGAGACTCTGCAATACGCACCACGGCCTCAAGCTGCCTGCAGGACAACATCAACaagtatatactgtaaataactaCATGCAGGATGTAGAAACAGATCTAGGAACAAAATGAGTAGAGGCAGGCATCCTAACACTGAAATGAGTGTTTACCTGACAGTGATGGGGATGGACACTCGTCTGTCGGTCTCTCTCTCGTGTTCCTTCGCTCCGCTCCTCATCACCACGTATCTGTTCTTCAGTTTCTCTGCAGCCGCCGCAGACAGACGCGGGCCACATTTCCTGCGCGAGTTAATGCCTTGTTATTTTGATAGACAAACACGGATGAACGCTATTTGACGCTGTGTTTAAAGACTCTTAATGATTCAGACTCACGTTCTGCAGTAGGCAATGTATTTCTTCAGCGTGGCCAGAGAAATCTCCCCCTCGACACCCTCCATCTGCGTCTGAGCGCTCAGGTGAACGTTCATCACGTGCCGGGCCAAAGTCTTGTGAAACACACAGGGGATTGTGCATTAGTTCATATAAAATCTAACTCTTCAGTGAGATGTGTGAGCAGAGGTTGTTTTGCTCACCCACCATGTCTCTCTGTTGGTCATGATGGTCTTTGATGATGAAGATCATGTCAAATCGAGACAGGATAGTGGGCATGAAGTCTATGTTGTCCTCTCCTTTTGTATCATCCCAGCGGCCGAACACGGAGTTGGCAGCGGCCAACACAGAGCAGCGGGAGTTCAGAGTGGTGGTGATGCCGGCCTTGAGGTGAACACACAAGCGTTACTCAAAGAAATGGATCGATGCAGTCCGATAGCTGAAGAAATAGTGGATTGGTCAATGCAATCGAGTAAAAAGGCCTGGTACCTTTGCAATAGAAATGGTCTGCTGCTCCATGGCCTCATGGATGGCGACTCGGTCATCCTCTCTCATCTTTTAAAAAGAAGAACGCAACAGTTCAGCATGAGGGAAAAAGCTTTTCTGAAGAGTGCATGAATGTTCTGGAAATTGCAAAGTCCAACCTTGTCAAACTCATCGATGCAGACCACTCCTCCATCAGCCAGCACCATGGCACCACCCTCCATGACGAAACCACGAGTGTGCGGGTCTCGCAGCACTGAGGCGGTCAAACCAGCTGCACTGCTGCCCTTACCAGACGTGTAGACCTAACAGAGACAGACCACATTCACTCCAATGCAGATTCTTCATTATAGGAAACATCCATGCAAGTGAAGACTGATTTTtgcacactcacatacacaatttataattataaagttACAAATTGTGATCTATAACATACTGAAAGAAGGAAAAACATCTCCCTTTGTGTTGCACGCATGAAGAAACTCATACGAATGACAGTGCATCTTTGTCACAAGTCTTACCCCAATGGGAGAACATCTCTCCACAAACTTCAGCAGCTGAGACTTGGCAGTGCCTGGATCTCCCAGCATCAACAAGTTAATATCCCCTCTGCGTGTCAAACCATCAGGCAACCTAATAAAAACGGTTTCACGCAGATCAGAAAGATGGCAAAAAGACATAAGCTGGGAAGAGGAGGCAGTTTCTGTGATATCTCACCTCTTCCTGGAGCCCCCGAACAGAAGGCACGCGATGGCTTTCTTCAGGTCGTCGCTGCCGTAGATGGACGGGgccagagagcgagcgagcgagtcgTAGACGGAAGGAGAGGAAGCCAGAGCCCTCAACTCCTCTTCCTCCTGAGGAGAAACGGACCCAGAGGCTCCACGGCCTGGAAGACGGTCAGAAGGACATGACAGATATGAAGAGAGATGCCGTTTTCAATCAAAAAACAGGTGTTTAAGCACATGCTCACCTGCTCCTTCAGTATCCACTTCAATGCCGACGACACGCAGGTACGCCGCTCGGATGCCCACACCTGCTCCCTTATCACGACCTTTGGCCTTGGCCTGCGCCACCTTCTTGATGGAGTAGATGCCCATGATGGTGACTCGGTTGCCTGGAACTACACGGTCACATAAGTACCTGAGAAGAGTGGTTAAAAAAATGAGGGGCTTGAAATCTCACGATTGGATTTGCTTATTGAGGTCACTGTTCAATTTGAATCCGATTCTTAGTTTAGAATCAATACACAAActactagcaaaaaaaaaacatttaactgaaTTTAGTCATTACATTAAATAAGACATTATAGGCTTCtaccaatcaaatgaaatcaataaGTCATCTTTGCACTGCAGAGGTGGAACTGTATCTGAAGTGGCTTTTAGGTACATTTACGGTTTAATGTAGTTCAGAGCTGGCATAAACGCATTTACTAGATTACAGTtgcttttaattaatgttttaaaaatatgaaacttAAACCTCCATTAGGTGGCAGAATACAATCCcgtcttaatgagtgagtcattgaatgagttaagtgctatataaatgcctcATTAGGTTCAGAGCTAAAATATGCATCTTGAAGTTCACGAAGCTCTTCAAAGAATATTTTACCTAAAAATGAAACCTCATTTACTCGCTTACCCTCATGCCTTTCAAAACCTGTATTCATTTCTCTTTCTGCAGAACACAACAGTTTCGgttaccattgacttccactAGTTTGTTTGACCTTACAATGGAAGTCAACAGGAACTGAAACCATCCGgtttactaacattcttcaaaatcacTTGCTTTGCACTCCACAGAAGAGAAACATAttagtttggaatgacacgaggagAGTAAAATAAGgaagtgtaaaaaataaaataaaaaaaagttaattgcatCAAGAGACAACTTGTACCTGTCGCAGTACAGCTGCATGTGTCGTGGCATCTCTCCGTGTGGAACGGCATCAGGAGCTTCCTGCAGACGCAGAGTTTGGAAATCCACACAAATGCATCTGTCCGGAATAATGAAATACGGATCCATGGGGCACTTGACACGGCCCGCCTGTTCACTGTGCGCCAAAACAAATTACAACATGTTACACGTGCTCATTCTCTGTATCAAGACAGATGTGGTTGTGTTTAAGTTCACGGTCAGCATATAAACCGTTAGTGCTACATTATTTCTAAACAGAATGAAGCCggtgaaaataaatcaaatattttgcaatatactAACGTGTTGCACTTGCGGGGCAGAGCGTAACCCTGCAGTCCCGGTGGCAGAGGGATGTTACTGATAACTGCTCTGCAGCCACGGCACTGAAGACACACTTTGGTGGCTTTGGCCCTCACAGCCGTAGCAGATATGATTATACCGGGAATCTTCACGAGACGGGACACCTGCTCCGACTGCAAAAGATGAGAGAAAAACACTTAAAATCTTAATGTAGAAGTATAAACGTGGCGCTCTAAGGCACACTTCAAGTTAGCAGGAGAATAAACAAACAGGTTGCCATGCATCTGTTTTTATTTCGAATGGTCTTGTTGAAAGTTTATTTCCTCACTTTCAGGTTACGGATGGAGGCCGGGTGGGCGTCGCTCTTCAGCATGACCTGGATGTCCTGTACAGTCTCTTCTCCTATTGGCCGCGGACGTGTGACCTCATCAGCCACTTCCTGCGCTGCCTCctccagctgtcaatcaaaacacAGCCAAATATCATAAACAGCTGACATTTCATAAACATAATACAGCATCTAGGAAAGTCATATAAACTTGATAATAGATTAGTCTGTAATAATTTGAAATTTGAGAATTACATTgtgtaaaaacaaaatttttcttagtttaaaaaataaaagcaaacaaaagATAATTACCATAAgtaattactttaaattgtatGCTGTAAACAAAACCAACTCAATTTCAGATTTCCAACATTCATTTGAGAAGTTGTTTTTGTAAGTCTGTCCTTACCAAAGGCAGGTTCTCAGTGGGCAGTTTGTGCAGACAGTCTGACAGATCTTCATCAAAACTGGCCAGATCCTCCATCTCCACCTCAATCCAGTACTCTCCCAAAGTATAGTGCCTCTTGAGTTCATCTCTGAAAACCAAAAACACAATCAACAGTGTCCTAAAGAACTTCAACAACATAAACAGATGAAGATGTCAAACTCGGTTTAATAAAAGTACATTGTTCATTGTATTATGGGAAATGGATGTATAAGAGTGAATCGGTTCTTTTAAACATTTGAATTGAATCGACTCGAAAACGATTCCCCGCTTAGATAGTGCTGTCACTCATTTGctttcagaattattattttttgtagtttAATATTTGCACAAATCATATTTAATACAATGTAACATTAACGATACCCCAGCAAATACGTGATAAAAACCAAACATGCAATGAATCGATTCAACTGAATCACTCAAAAGAACAAtgcgttcacgaatcggacataaGTTAAAGGTGAATCTGCAACAACTTTAACACGGGCTAATAAAAAAATCGTTATCTTATATAATAAGTGACATAACTAAATGATGGCCAACGATTAATAGACCAACTATAGGTACAAGTTGTGCAAAACTGAAGACAGAACCACCAGAACGCATGAAAACACCTCTGATGTCACAGCACGTTACCTGTATTTGTAGGTGAATCCAGTCCGATCGGTGCCGACTCTGAATTGTCTCAAAAACTCTCGAAACTTTTTTTTGATCTGGCTGCGTTTCACGACCCCCTCATCACCGATGCCTTCGCCTCCTCCGAAACTGTCACTATAATAAACTCCTGGATCATCAAATCCCGACATGCTGTTAATATTCAGATTCCTAGCAATAAACGATAACTAAAGTGTTACTTAAATAAGTGCTgtgaatgttaaatttaaatatataactttCTGTAGGTCATAGAAAACAGTGAAATCCCCGCTGCAGCACGCGCACTGGCTTTCGCGGCAAAACCTCTAATCCTGCCTCGCGCCGAGTTCAGACCCCGCCCTCACTGACTTCTCCGTCCCGCTTATTGGTCCACAAGGCGTCATGACGAGATACGTCACGAAAAAGGTGGAACCAAAGTGGAGTACTGGCGGGAAAAACACAAAGCAAAGTGCTGGGACCGGAACTGGCTTCTTTGATTGGCGCGGAATTTCAACAAAACcttatttatatgaaaataaaagttgaTAATTATGAAGTAGTAATCAAACGCTAATGTTTTAAGAGAAAAGTCTAATTCCATAAATATATAGAGGTGGTTTAAATTATAAATTGGAAAACCTTTAAAATTATTCTCTACACTAAAACGCCAATGTTATCATATAATTGTTACAGCAGTTCGGTAAACAAGTGAACGCAAAACCAAGCTCACATTAAGAATACAAAAGTcagatatgaataaaataaaaaaatatatagattttagcGTAAAACTCAAACGGTGTTGTCAAgacaaaagttttatatataaatgtcagATTTTAAATGTTATCTTAATGGTACAAAACAATGGTTTGACATTTATATtaccttttatattttaatagtcACATACAACaaattgtatgcatttgtgtCAGTCTATAATAGGCTGTTGCTTCATAATGACAGGTTTccattgtgacaacatgccccacttTTGGCATATTGTTTGAGAAATTGTTGCATGGACATTGCATTCCTTTATTCAACATTCAGATTTGGGTCTGATTTCATACAGCTGTGTAAGGGCCAGTATATCTCAGGTCCTGTATTTGTTTTGAAAAGTGAATTTAAGTAGTCAACTACCTTCATGTAAATAATCAGAGAAGACATTAAATGgcttaacttttttatttttacccatCTGTGAACAGTTGCAGCAGCATCAGCATGATCAGTATAAACTTGCAAATAATGGTGATGAGACACAAAATCTCAACTGGTACATAGAAACATTTGGTACATAGCTGGTGTAGAAGACTGCCCTAAAAGAAGCAACTATTAATTTTAAAGGAAGTCATTTATTCTGTTGATTCCAAAAAAGTCTCCAAATATTCTTTGACCTTCACTGATCTCAGAAGATATATAACTTAAACCTCACTCTAACAGTCCACATCTTTGTCAGCTGTGTTTCTGGCATTAGGAAATGACGCCATGCTTCCTGCCGGTCTGTATGAAGGCATCTACAGTCCGATCAATGTCCTCATCAGTGTGAGCTGCAGAGATCTGGACTCGAATCCGGGCTTTTCCTTTGGGAACGACTGGGTAGGAGAAACCGATCACATACACTCCTgataacagagagaaaaacattgttttaaacaGGCTGCTGGACTTGCATCATTTATTTTATAGCAAAACATTTAGATGGACTATACACGTCTGAATTCTAACCTAGTTTTAGCATATCATCAGCCATAAGTGAAGCCAGACGGGCATCTCCTAGCATCACAGGACAGATGGGATGAGCTGTGCCAGAAATGGTGAACCCTGCCTGTGTCATGTTGTTTCTGAACCTTTGGGAAAGAAGAAAAGGAACACAAAAGACCATTGTTCTAGCTTTGCTCAATGAACTCCAAAAATCCCTTATTCTTAAAAGCATTCCTACTTTCATACGGAAACAGCAAAAGTCAGCTCTTTTTGTTTTGACTGCAATGTCACCCCAGACAGACTTTGAAAAGCAAACtcttttttgttagttttaacTCTGCTGCTTATCTTCGGTCTACAAAAAGAGAGCAGTAACGCGAGCTAAAGGGTGTAATTGAGTCTATAAATATCAGCGAGCGCCCACTCCCTCCTCCGATCTCACCTCATGGTTTTAGCTGCCATGGATTGAGCGATAACACTGGATTCCAGCAGCAGTTCCACGGCACGGGTGGCACAGCCCACCACAGGAGGAGGGAGGGAGTTTGAGAAGAGGTACGGACGAGACCGCTGTCTGAGAAGCTCAATCAAAGCCTTGGGTCCGACAGTGTAACCACCTGACAGAGAAttagaaaaatatacatttgaaagAGCTAAAAAAACTTCAGCCTTAAAGTAAAGAAAATGAAACTTGcgattttatttgttatttggccTGCCATAGTAGCGTGACTATGTAAAACTGTGCTTCAGATGATGTTTGATATCTATACACACCAGCAGCTCCTCCCAGTGCTTTTCCCAGAGTGGAATTCACAATGTGCACCCTGTCCATCACTCCCAGCAGCTCATCGGTTCCTCTGCGGGAAAGAGATGCATGAACATCCACTTGTAATATAATATGACATAATACTTTCTTACACAGTTTAAATAAGTCTTTATACATGGAAATATGAAACTCTCTTTATATCTGAACTAAGATGGGGATCTCTCTGAAGCGATTTTCACAATAGTGCGTCCTTGGTTCGAGGCCTGGCTCGTGGATCTTTTTTCAATCCAAtcccctctctctttctgctaCTTCGCTTTCCGTGAACTAACTATCCTATCgttataaatgcaaaaaaacccggcaaagattaaaaaaaaaacaacaacaacaaaataaaaacgtattagttaaagaaagacaaaaaaagcaaagTGTACTTAAAGACTTTAATGACAAAACTTCACTCTCATAAAGCATTGCAAacaacaactgaaataaaaacgaCACGATTATTGATTTAAAGCTGTTAATTAAACATAAGAAACaatgcattttttgtttattGCTAAATATTCAAAcacaacaaatatttaaataatgtgtGAGGGGAGATTCACTATCATGTCATTTGCAATGCTTTGGTGTTGCTACAGAGCTCTTTGCACAATTTGCTTGTTTTGGTTTTCTTATTGTTGGGGCTGTCTCgcttttatatacacatacatgcatatatatatacacatacacaaacataacCTTGTAGCTCACAATGGTCTGTCTTTTAACAGTTTTTAAGTTATCATTAAAAATTAAACCCctgaatgtgaaaataaatggGATTCTTACCCAACTTTTGCACTCAGTTTtgctaaaaagtgtttttttttcatctgtccACTCACCGGCCACGGGCACCCATGAATCCTGTGGCATGACATTCATCAATGAAGACCAGGGCACCGTACTGCTCAGCTAGATCACAGATACCCTGCAGAGGAGCCACATCACCATCCATGGAGAACACACCGTCTGTGACCACCAACCTCAGACGAGAGGACTGTAAATAAATCAAGAAATAAAGTGAACGAACcaagaaatcttttttttcaaatgcttgAGTTGCTGAAGCTTAGACATTTGTAATAGCTAACTTAAAttgttgcattatatatttttagttttttcatcAAACAAATCATTATCATATCAAAATATCAAGCCACCACACATTCAGTTTAATCCAAGCATTATTTAAATATCACCATGCACATAAACCACTTGAAGCTTGCTGTGCAACCTCTGATTTGTATGAAATCCAGTAACATGAGTGACAGAATCTACCTGTGATTCTTTCAGCTTTTCTTCCAGGTCATTCAGGTCCATGTGTTTGTAGCGGAACCTCTTGGCACGACACAATCGAATGCCATCGATAATAGAGGCGTGGTTTAGTTCATCAGACAACACGGCATCATCGGGACCCAACAGGACCTAAAGCAAAGAGTACCAATGTATTGTTCCAGTGTATTGGCTGTGGTGCTTCAGTATATCAGAACGAATGGTTAAAGCAAACCTCAAACAGACCAGCATTGGCATCGAAGCAGCTCGCATACAGAATACAGTCTTCTCTTTCATGAAACTGGGCTAGTTTCTCTTCCAGGTTCTTGTGGATGCTCTAGAGAACAGATAGATTAACAAATACATCTTAAGGCATCAACAAGCATTGCTATCAGTGTGTGTTCAAATACAGTATTTGTCCACACCTGTGTGCCACAGATGAAGCGAACTGAGCTAAGGCCAGCGCCGTACTTCTGCAGAGCATCTATTCCTGCCTTCACCACCTCCGGATGATTGGATAAACCCAGGTAGttatttgcacagaaattcaatATGTCTGAAACAAAGAGAGAAATATGGGATCAGAAGATGaagagaaacaaaaaataaaatatttaatttgagcTATTGAACTCTGCCcactataatttaataatataaaataataaaaaatattagtaaataGAACTTTGTAAATATAGAATTACTATACTACTCCTTTCAAGCATCTACGCATAAAACTTGAgttataagaaaataataaacattaattcaGTCATATGCATTAAAACTCCAAACTTCAATTctattcaaaaatacattatacaatatataataataataataataagaaataataataattatatataatatataatactttaaaatatatattgtgtatacaataaatatacaatacaattttattttgatattgttAGTATAAATATAACGTTAGTAAATATAGGTTATTTCTCTGCGCTACTCATTTCAAGCATCAAACATAAACCTTTAAGAGAGTTTTAAAATATCGATAATCATAAATTCAGTCAAttcattcagtttattttttgttatgaaaTAATATAGGGCATTTGCGTAAACGGGAAAAGCTTTGAAATCTTATAATAACAATCAATTaggttaacaataaataaaaaaactagtaattatatatattttttgtctgcTGCACTACTCATTTCAAGTATCTAAACATAAACCTTAAGAAAAGAGTTTAAATAATATAAGGCATAAATTCAGCCAACCCCTAAcctcacttttattttttagactAAGATATAACTTTATAGGAAtacatttgataaaataattgtatagaaatatatatttaattaaacaaagTACATTTGCGCAAATGTGACAAGCTTTAAATTCTGAAAACCACTTTTCATTAATATTGTATTACTGATTATTTGAACATTTTAGCCTCTGTTAACCAGTTTATATAACGTGTTTGTtacgtttttgttttatacattccCATGCAGTTACAAATAAAAGTTGAAAACTGAATTTTTCATTGACTTTCTTCCCCTAGGGTATGTGCCTCCAGGAACATTTAAGGAATATATAATTGTTGTATCTAGTGTTTAACTGACTCTTTGGCTAGGCTGTCCTCCACACACTGCTGCTCACCGCCTCTGCTGCCGTCCACGCAGATGTGAGGCCCCTGGCTGGACGTGATGACCCGCTCCCCCTTCCACGTGCCCGCGGCCCGGATAGAGTCCAGCTCGTTCCCCAGCACCGA
The sequence above is a segment of the Carassius carassius chromosome 9, fCarCar2.1, whole genome shotgun sequence genome. Coding sequences within it:
- the LOC132148881 gene encoding DNA replication licensing factor mcm5, encoding MSGFDDPGVYYSDSFGGGEGIGDEGVVKRSQIKKKFREFLRQFRVGTDRTGFTYKYRDELKRHYTLGEYWIEVEMEDLASFDEDLSDCLHKLPTENLPLLEEAAQEVADEVTRPRPIGEETVQDIQVMLKSDAHPASIRNLKSEQVSRLVKIPGIIISATAVRAKATKVCLQCRGCRAVISNIPLPPGLQGYALPRKCNTEQAGRVKCPMDPYFIIPDRCICVDFQTLRLQEAPDAVPHGEMPRHMQLYCDRYLCDRVVPGNRVTIMGIYSIKKVAQAKAKGRDKGAGVGIRAAYLRVVGIEVDTEGAGRGASGSVSPQEEEELRALASSPSVYDSLARSLAPSIYGSDDLKKAIACLLFGGSRKRLPDGLTRRGDINLLMLGDPGTAKSQLLKFVERCSPIGVYTSGKGSSAAGLTASVLRDPHTRGFVMEGGAMVLADGGVVCIDEFDKMREDDRVAIHEAMEQQTISIAKAGITTTLNSRCSVLAAANSVFGRWDDTKGEDNIDFMPTILSRFDMIFIIKDHHDQQRDMTLARHVMNVHLSAQTQMEGVEGEISLATLKKYIAYCRTKCGPRLSAAAAEKLKNRYVVMRSGAKEHERETDRRVSIPITVRQLEAVVRIAESLAKMKLQPIAGEEEVDEALRLFQVSTLDAAMSGSLSGVEGFTTQEDQELISRIEKQLKRRFAIGSQVSEHSIIQDFTKQKYPEHAIHKVLHLMMRRGEVQHRMQRKVLYRVK
- the LOC132148882 gene encoding 2-amino-3-ketobutyrate coenzyme A ligase, mitochondrial-like, which codes for MSLRPAVRLLGAPFRSVLQPCSAGANRGYSAVAQALSVLGNELDSIRAAGTWKGERVITSSQGPHICVDGSRGDILNFCANNYLGLSNHPEVVKAGIDALQKYGAGLSSVRFICGTQSIHKNLEEKLAQFHEREDCILYASCFDANAGLFEVLLGPDDAVLSDELNHASIIDGIRLCRAKRFRYKHMDLNDLEEKLKESQSSRLRLVVTDGVFSMDGDVAPLQGICDLAEQYGALVFIDECHATGFMGARGRGTDELLGVMDRVHIVNSTLGKALGGAAGGYTVGPKALIELLRQRSRPYLFSNSLPPPVVGCATRAVELLLESSVIAQSMAAKTMRFRNNMTQAGFTISGTAHPICPVMLGDARLASLMADDMLKLGVYVIGFSYPVVPKGKARIRVQISAAHTDEDIDRTVDAFIQTGRKHGVIS